GCGAGCCTAATTTTCAAGAATGGCTTTCAGGTGTTTTTCGATCAACATTTCAATGAGCGGCGGAAGGGAAGTCTGGGGTAGTCCTACGATTTCAACATTTTCCTGGGAAAGCGGAATCAATAACTTCTTGGCCGTGCTTGCGGTCACAGCCTCAGCCATGCGAGGGGTCATCTCGCCCATCATGGCATGAGCCAAAACAATTGCCATGGGACCCACGATAATGTCCGCCTGGCCCACCGTGCGCACAATGGCGTTTTCGCCCGAGGCGCCTCGATTTGCCCTGGCCTTAAGCATCTGGGCCGTTGCAATGGCGTTGGTTCCAAGGGCGGTTATATCCACTGATTCTTCGAAAGCTTCCCTGAGCTTTTTTATGATGATGCTTCCGATACCCCCGCCCTGACCGTCAATCACACAGATACGCATATTCCGGCTCATAGCCCCTGTCCGCGCTTTGACAGAGTCGTTTTGAATTCTGATCTGTTTTTTTGTATGTAATTTAACAGATTAACCCCACTGGGTCAACTAGCCGTCTACATAGACT
This is a stretch of genomic DNA from Deltaproteobacteria bacterium. It encodes these proteins:
- a CDS encoding DUF3842 family protein; amino-acid sequence: MRICVIDGQGGGIGSIIIKKLREAFEESVDITALGTNAIATAQMLKARANRGASGENAIVRTVGQADIIVGPMAIVLAHAMMGEMTPRMAEAVTASTAKKLLIPLSQENVEIVGLPQTSLPPLIEMLIEKHLKAILEN